The genomic DNA ctttctcttttctccttaGAACGTTAAGAAAGTTACCGTTAAGATGCCAGAAGTAAGAATAAATTGTCATTCACTGTAATTGACCATCTGTCGAAGAATTGTTATGAGTACATTAAAATCGTctgttacaattttatgaaacgaaatCTTCTCAAACTGTACATCTTCTAAAATTTGTTTTGATACAAATAATTACTTGATAAAGAGGTTacacaaatgaaattttttatattaccaAGAATTCAACAAACGATATATGAAAAGCGACAATATATCGTTTCGCGGGATTCATACGTTTCAACTACCTCGATTGCTGATTATTGATACTGAATTATAGACACGTAAAATTCGTAGATATCACGTAAGTGCGTATAATATACGTAGTAAAATGGCAAACCTCGAAAGTCAATCGATAATACAGTgacgatattataattttcatacgaATAAATCGGTAACCAGCAGGGTAGACAAAATAGAAGGTAAAAAGGTTCTACAATTAGTATGTCACATTTCACGTTGATTGATCTGTATTTAGAAACTTTTTTGTCAAATTGAATTAACAAATAACAACATCTAGAACTTTTTTAATTCGGAGCCAAGTAGGGACTTTTACATTATTATCgtatatttatgtttttattttgtatagtgAAATTAAACAATGATCAATATTTGGActagaaatattgtattatgatatgagattattaaattaaatatacagtAAGAAGTATGAGTTAAAAGGCATTATGAAGAAGTTAAAGAAACAGCATCATAGAATCCGATTGAAATGAGACCCAATAGAAAAAGAGACTAATTTTGCTTtgatatacacgtatatactgAAATGTACGTGTAAGTAGGTGGGTAGaatgcatttataaaaataatggcTGACTAGTAGTGTATCGTACACAGAAAGAAGCGATTGTATGGACTTTAGTTGTGATCCAAGTCGAACAAAGTTACATTTTGTATTAAAGCACACAATAGATATCGATGGACTGAACTTTACAAATACAATCGAtaataattagtaaaaaaaCCAAGCAAGTTTGCTATTTAGCCTCAGTATACAACTTTACGAAATTCATagttgaataaaatttacagTCGTATGTATGGctgtaaaaatgaagaaaaagatcCATAGAAAAGATATGTTGATCGTATGATTGTTTTCTGTATTATACAGCTTGTTATCAAATGTTTCAATGAAGTCATATTGCTTAAAAGAGAAAGGATACTTTCGGTCGCGATGCGACTTGCACGATACATTTCGTGTTTTTTTCTTCAATTAATTGCATTTGAGCTACGgttctttgtattttattaaatttttctacatCCTAAAGAGAAGATTTAACACGATGGTACATATACCGAGTGTGTATACTTACAATTTTTGGGCAAAATCACCCACGGAAGTTGTTGAACTAACTTGTTTAATGCCAAATGGGGTCGTTATACCCTTAGAGACTAATCGCAATATCACTTTGGCTGAAATTAAAGAGGTAGgtcaaaaatttaataaagcaTAACAAGACTAATATTGTTTTTTTATATGCTATAAACAAGAGTAACTTAAAATATCAAtgtcaatatatatttttacacagGACCTCTGGGATGAAGCCAGCAAATATCCTCTTCATGGTACATTAAAAGATGCTCCGTCCTATGTATTTTCATGTATCAACTCTAATGCAGAAGCAGAAGAACTACGAGATGAAACAAGACGTTTATGTGATATAAAACCATTTTGTTCTGTGCTTAAAGTTATAGAACGTGAAGGTGTTAAAAGCGATAGAAATTTAGATTCCCAAATTGGTCTTCTCATTGGAAAAGGATTACACGAGTTTACAGCCTTAAAGAATTCAGAAGTGAATGACTTCAGATGGAAAATGAGAGTTTTAGGAGATGAAGTTGCAATGGCAAGACAAAAGAAGTCTTGGATGGAAAAAGTACGTTACCAGTTTCCTACCCGATTAGCACCAACTGCCACAATACCAAAAAATATTGAATGTCGGTTAAAAGATGGGAATATCGTTCTTGTCACTAAATTTGAGAATACAGAGGTAAGATAATAGCTGCTTTATTACGTTTATTGTCacttgtatataaaaattaaaaaatatttctctatatCGGGTATGCAtgttatataacaaatttttattaatcattgaaaTTAGTTGGTATGTAAACAACAGGATATTCATGTTCTGTTGTGCTTGGTGAGACCTTACTCTTCTTAATGGCTGTATTCTCCACAGAGTGGAAAGGTTTGTTCTCATCGTTATTAGTACTTTGGTTATGTTCAAATTTGCATGATTTTTTTGGTGTAATAATCTTGACTTTTACATCACTGCTAGTACTGTTGCTATTTTCTTTGTCTGTTAATTGTTTGTGGGTTTTATATTCTTCTGGATTCTCAATTGAACAACCAGTATGCTCAATTTCAAGAGAATAATTTAATGGAAGTGCATGAGCAGAACCTTTTATTCTTTGGTTAGAAGTCGATTGTTTTTCGTCAATTGTTGCACCAGTATTATACTTATGTGTGAGATCTTTGAGTACATTTGAAACTTCATGTTCTGCCCTATGTGTGAGATCTTTGGGTACATTTGAAATTCCATGTTCTGCATCATTCATAAGATCTAATCTCAATTCTGCTTGCATAGCGTACATTTGaacctttaaaaatataaaaatggttATGCAAGATCATTCTCATTTCTATAGGCACCAAAAATGAAAACAATTACCTCCAAAGATGAAGCTTTGTAACGCCAATAATGTAATTGTTTAGTAATGttcatttttgtttcttcttgcATCAGAAGTTTTGTAGAAAGATCTTCAACTTTTATACGAAgttcttccatttcttttttctgaGTATCTACCAGAGATTGAAAATACCTACAAtttcaaaaatagaaacaagaaagtACAGAAAGACAACAACGAACAAAAACATATTGATTATTGCAGaatttcataatataatttGGTTAACATTTTGTACCTAAAAGATGTATCGTTACAATTCAATTGTTTTGAATtactatttttcttaatttcaatCTTCAATTTGTTTTCAAGATCTGATATTCTACTTTTGTATTTCTTAACTAATTCTTCATTTTCTGTAAATGTATGATCTGCGTCATTATCCAACTTCCTAAGTGTTGCAACACGTTCTGTTCTCAGTTTTTTGATTTCCATAATTTGTGATTTACATATGCGTTTGAGTTCCATATACTTTTCACGTAATACATTCATTTTATTCATTACATTCTGCCGACGATCTTCAACTTCAGCAAATATTGAATTGCCTGAGAAAAAAGTGAGTTAGATAGTCTGCGACAGTAATGAAATTGCATAATTTGCATCAGTGCTTACCTTTGTGTGATTTACATGTAGGATCCATTTGAAGTGATTCCAGCTCTGTACGTTTCAAAGAAAGCTCTGCGCGAATTTCTTCCAAAGTTTGATCTTTCTCCGCTAGTTGTTCTTTGATACTCTATCGATAGAAAAaggattttacattttattttatgagaTTTACGATCACaggtataaataatttaattttcaatatcaaATACATGAATAATTCGCTCCTCACTCGAGTATAATGTTCATAATGGTCGCATCGAGATTTTAATTCAGCGATCGACTCTTCCGCGTATtcatatttcttcctttcttcctgtAGTATCGATAAAAGTTCATCGACGCGTTTTTTTAAGGAGATGTTGTCTGTTTCGAAAGAAAGATTTTCGAATTGATCTACGATAACAGCTTCGCATTCCGTCTTTATACGTTGATCAGCACATTGtcgtaatttttcaatttcttccgcTTGTTGCTCTAATTTCGTTTCTAGATTCAAAATTGTGTTTTCATACTCTTTCGCGAGAGTGCGATGTCtaaaacgaaaaacaaatagaaagaatagaagaagaatCTAGCAAAAAGAGATTAACAAACGATTGTTTACTACATAGAAATTTCGTATATTTACTTTTCATcgacttttaaaatatattgttttttttcGGAAATTCGTTGATCATGAGAACGTTCAAGTATTTCATTTGCCTCATGAACCTCTCGTAGCATTGCTTCGTTTACTCGAAGTTTTCGTTTTAGATCATGATTTTCTTGTCTGCATTTTTCGTATTCAGCTTTTAATACGTTATAGGAACGACTCTGATTAAGTATCTCAGAATCTTCGATATATTCTTCATTGCACTCTTCATTCATTGAATTTCGTGACAACATAATTAAAGGTTAAGTTCCCTTTTGTACATTCAAACTTAAACACGACGAACGTTATTGAAAACTCAACATTCAGCACACGCACACGTTGTTTATCTTACCTAACCAATTCATTgttgtttcttttcaattacAGTTGGTACGTAAAAAGCACAGACCTCTGTTGTTGATAtgcttttcttttctgtttcaatttcttttctccctctctcttcatCTGTCCCCCTCTTTCCACTTCTTCGATCCTTGTTTCCGTTATTTCCGGTTCCGTTCCGCCTGTACATTAAAAGGCGGAATATTTGAATCTAAACGTTAAAAGACAAAAGCTATTTTATCTTCCTAAAAGACATATGTACAATATTTGCGTGCAACTGCAATCTGATTTCAGACGGCCTTCACATTTCAAATACCACATACTACAACGCCATATCAGTTATTGGTATCTATTTTAAATAAACGAGCAAACACTTTAATGTCAAAAGGACACCCAAACGATTTTACTCTAAAGGTTTGCGGACAGGAAGAGTATTTAATTGGAGATTATCCTTTAATACAATTTAGTTATATTCAAGATTGTTTGGCGAAAGATATTACTCCTACATTGGTTACTCTAAATAGAGATAGTGTCTCTGTTGATCAAGAAAGTACTGCAGAGAACGTAGAAGTGGATACCTTACAGCGTACAAGGCCTTCCTTTTCTACGTTAACTCTACGTAAGAAGGGTAAACATATATCTGCTTGGAAAATAGAGGAACCGTTTGTTTTTACTGTGAATGGTATATCACGATTAAACTGCGATGCAGCCCATCGTACCGTTGAGGTATAAATCACGATTCGGTAATCGGTAAACGTGACTCGTTTCAAGATATCATCTTTTACAGCAGCTgatttatatttcttctttaattctCGT from Bombus terrestris chromosome 11, iyBomTerr1.2, whole genome shotgun sequence includes the following:
- the LOC105666201 gene encoding protein Spindly isoform X2, which encodes MNWLECNEEYIEDSEILNQSRSYNVLKAEYEKCRQENHDLKRKLRVNEAMLREVHEANEILERSHDQRISEKKQYILKVDEKHRTLAKEYENTILNLETKLEQQAEEIEKLRQCADQRIKTECEAVIVDQFENLSFETDNISLKKRVDELLSILQEERKKYEYAEESIAELKSRCDHYEHYTRSIKEQLAEKDQTLEEIRAELSLKRTELESLQMDPTCKSHKGNSIFAEVEDRRQNVMNKMNVLREKYMELKRICKSQIMEIKKLRTERVATLRKLDNDADHTFTENEELVKKYKSRISDLENKLKIEIKKNSNSKQLNCNDTSFRYFQSLVDTQKKEMEELRIKVEDLSTKLLMQEETKMNITKQLHYWRYKASSLEVQMYAMQAELRLDLMNDAEHGISNVPKDLTHRAEHEVSNVLKDLTHKYNTGATIDEKQSTSNQRIKGSAHALPLNYSLEIEHTGCSIENPEEYKTHKQLTDKENSNSTSSDVKVKIITPKKSCKFEHNQSTNNDENKPFHSVENTAIKKSKVSPSTTEHEYPVVYIPTNFND
- the LOC105666201 gene encoding protein Spindly isoform X1 yields the protein MLSRNSMNEECNEEYIEDSEILNQSRSYNVLKAEYEKCRQENHDLKRKLRVNEAMLREVHEANEILERSHDQRISEKKQYILKVDEKHRTLAKEYENTILNLETKLEQQAEEIEKLRQCADQRIKTECEAVIVDQFENLSFETDNISLKKRVDELLSILQEERKKYEYAEESIAELKSRCDHYEHYTRSIKEQLAEKDQTLEEIRAELSLKRTELESLQMDPTCKSHKGNSIFAEVEDRRQNVMNKMNVLREKYMELKRICKSQIMEIKKLRTERVATLRKLDNDADHTFTENEELVKKYKSRISDLENKLKIEIKKNSNSKQLNCNDTSFRYFQSLVDTQKKEMEELRIKVEDLSTKLLMQEETKMNITKQLHYWRYKASSLEVQMYAMQAELRLDLMNDAEHGISNVPKDLTHRAEHEVSNVLKDLTHKYNTGATIDEKQSTSNQRIKGSAHALPLNYSLEIEHTGCSIENPEEYKTHKQLTDKENSNSTSSDVKVKIITPKKSCKFEHNQSTNNDENKPFHSVENTAIKKSKVSPSTTEHEYPVVYIPTNFND